One genomic window of Gossypium hirsutum isolate 1008001.06 chromosome D11, Gossypium_hirsutum_v2.1, whole genome shotgun sequence includes the following:
- the LOC107912800 gene encoding uncharacterized protein codes for MAAEEALDLSTLQSQLSETHEMWNQEMEKHQCQVDFLQDKIMEVKACLQGPEEESKEVDVLWRRVKTTATLLANLKSKARVMAVPDLAHKSCGIKILEGVGLVDKEGTPLSGWSRSADLASFDCVDEETWTGISRQQDSLDEQDGAYIGELIKSVQMVTDVMEVLVKRVIMAESETAMEKEKVTLGQEEIKRKAFQIENMSMKLEEMESFALGTNNILNEMRQRVEDLVEETSRQRQRAAENEQELSRVKQDFESLKSYVSSLISVRETLLSSEKQFQTIERLFERLVAKTTQLEGEKKQKEDEVQKLMEENVRLTALLDKKEAQLLAMNEQCKVMALSSSNI; via the exons ATGGCAGCCGAGGAGGCTCTTGACTTGTCAACTTTGCAGTCTCAGCTAAGTGAAACTCATGAAATGTGGAACCAGGAGATGGAAAAACACCAATGCCAGGTAGATTTTTTACAAGACAAAATTATGGAGGTAAAGGCTTGCTTACAGGGTCCGGAGGAGGAATCAAAGGAGGTAGATGTTCTTTGGCGTAGGGTAAAAACTACTGCAACTTTGTTGGCTAACTTGAAATCAAAAGCAAGAGTGATGGCTGTTCCTGATTTAGCCCATAAGTCATGCGGCATCAAAATATTAGAAGGGGTAGGGCTCGTGGATAAGGAAGGTACACCGTTGTCTGGATGGTCAAGGAGTGCTGATCTCGCTTCATTTGACTGTGTAGATGAAGAAACTTGGACTGGAATTAGTAGACAACAAGATTCTCTGGATGAACAAGATGGAGCCTATATTGGTGAGTTAATTAAGTCTGTGCAAATGGTCACTGATGTTATGGAAGTTCTAGTTAAGAGGGTCATCATGGCTGAATCTGAAACTGCTATGGAGAAAGAAAAGGTAACTTTGGGCCAggaagaaatcaaaagaaaagcaTTCCAAATTGAGAATATGTCTATGAAGTTAGAAGAGATGGAAAGTTTTGCTCTGGGAACAAATAACATTCTTAATGAAATGAGGCAGAGGGTTGAGGACTTGGTTGAAGAAACTTCTAGACAGCGGCAACGAGCTGCTGAAAATGAACAGGAGCTTTCTCGTGTGAAGCAGGATTTTGAGTCTCTGAAATCTTATGTTAGCAGTCTCATTAGTGTAAGAGAAACTCTTCTTTCATCGGAGAAGCAATTTCAAACTATTGAGAGGCTCTTTGAAAG GCTAGTTGCTAAGACAACACAGCTAGAGGGTGAGAAAAAGCAGAAAGAGGATGAAGTTCAAAAGCTTATGGAAGAGAATGTAAGGTTGACAGCACTTCTTGACAAGAAAGAAGCGCAGCTTTTGGCCATGAATGAACAATGCAAAGTAATGGCACTAAGTTCTTCAAACATATGA
- the LOC107911315 gene encoding auxin-responsive protein SAUR50, with translation MAIKKSNKLTQTAAIKQILKRCSSFGKKQGYDHEGGHPDDVPKGHFVVYVGEHRSRYVVPISWLTHPGFQSLLQRAEEEFGFNHDMGLTIPCEEVVFRSLTAMIR, from the coding sequence ATGGCTATCAAGAAATCAAACAAATTAACTCAAACGGCGGCTATCAAGCAGATTCTTAAAAGGTGCTCAAGTTTTGGCAAGAAACAAGGTTATGATCATGAAGGAGGGCATCCCGATGATGTACCTAAAGGACATTTTGTTGTCTATGTTGGTGAACATAGAAGCAGATATGTAGTTCCAATATCATGGTTGACTCACCCTGGGTTCCAGAGCTTGCTTCAAAGAGCTGAAGAGGAGTTTGGGTTTAACCACGACATGGGACTCACAATTCCTTGTGAGGAAGTCGTTTTTCGCTCTCTAACAGCCATGATCAGATGA